The following coding sequences are from one Shewanella eurypsychrophilus window:
- the betB gene encoding betaine-aldehyde dehydrogenase, whose product MSLVVYPNYIHGQALFNETGETFEVINPANGKVNYLVEVADEKIQQAAITSAKAGFAIWSKMTAVERSRILHKAVALLRERNDELAAIEVQDTGKPWQEASVVDVVTGADSIEFFAGLAPSIEGNQQTVGDDFYYTRREPLGICAGIGAWNYPLQIACWKSAPALACGNVMIFKPSEETPLGALKLAEIFTQAGVPDGVFNVVQGDGRVGAWLTNNDEIAKVSFTGEVGTGKKVMAAAASSLKAVTMELGGKSPLIIFNDADIDNAVSAAMLGNFYTQGEICTNGTRVFVQQDIYPRFIEKLLQRTQNNIICGDPMNPATNFGALISKSHQDKVLSYIEIGKSEGAELLAGGHALTPENSPNGFFVAPTIFGQCTDEMTLSKEEIFGPVMSILPFDDEDEVIRRANNTHLGLAAGVFTQDITRAHRVIHQMQAGICWINAYGASPVEMPVGGYKMSGIGRENGKETLNAYTQIKAVYVGMQPLESPF is encoded by the coding sequence ATGTCACTAGTTGTTTACCCAAATTACATCCATGGGCAAGCCCTCTTTAACGAAACCGGCGAAACATTTGAAGTCATCAATCCAGCCAATGGAAAAGTGAACTATCTAGTTGAAGTTGCCGACGAGAAAATTCAGCAAGCCGCAATAACAAGCGCAAAAGCGGGTTTTGCAATTTGGTCAAAAATGACCGCTGTTGAGCGCAGCAGAATTTTACATAAAGCCGTTGCACTACTTCGTGAGCGAAACGATGAGCTAGCAGCAATTGAAGTACAAGATACAGGCAAGCCTTGGCAAGAAGCCTCCGTGGTCGATGTAGTGACTGGCGCAGACTCCATCGAGTTTTTTGCAGGCCTCGCCCCTAGCATCGAAGGTAATCAACAAACGGTAGGCGATGACTTTTATTACACTCGCCGTGAGCCACTGGGGATCTGTGCCGGTATTGGCGCCTGGAACTATCCATTACAGATCGCATGTTGGAAATCAGCACCCGCATTAGCTTGCGGTAATGTGATGATCTTTAAGCCATCAGAAGAAACGCCTCTTGGTGCATTAAAACTGGCTGAAATTTTCACCCAAGCCGGTGTACCCGATGGGGTATTCAACGTCGTCCAAGGCGACGGGCGTGTTGGCGCTTGGCTGACCAATAACGACGAGATAGCCAAGGTGTCATTCACGGGTGAAGTGGGTACTGGTAAAAAGGTAATGGCTGCAGCAGCAAGCTCGCTCAAAGCCGTCACCATGGAGCTTGGCGGTAAGTCACCGCTGATCATCTTCAACGACGCCGATATCGACAATGCCGTCTCTGCTGCCATGTTAGGTAACTTCTACACCCAAGGTGAGATCTGTACCAACGGCACACGCGTATTTGTACAGCAAGATATTTATCCTCGTTTCATTGAGAAACTCCTGCAACGCACTCAAAACAACATCATTTGCGGCGATCCTATGAACCCAGCCACCAACTTTGGTGCGCTTATTTCAAAGTCCCATCAAGATAAAGTGTTGAGCTATATTGAAATTGGCAAAAGTGAAGGTGCAGAACTCCTCGCGGGTGGACATGCACTCACACCAGAAAATAGCCCAAATGGTTTCTTTGTTGCACCAACCATTTTTGGTCAATGCACCGACGAAATGACCTTGAGCAAAGAAGAGATCTTTGGCCCTGTGATGTCAATATTGCCATTTGATGACGAAGACGAAGTCATCCGTCGCGCCAACAATACCCATCTCGGCTTAGCCGCAGGCGTGTTTACTCAAGATATAACCCGTGCTCACAGGGTTATCCATCAAATGCAGGCTGGAATTTGCTGGATCAATGCCTATGGTGCATCACCGGTTGAAATGCCTGTTGGTGGCTACAAGATGTCTGGTATTGGCCGTGAAAATGGCAAAGAGACACTTAACGCTTACACTCAAATCAAAGCCGTATACGTTGGTATGCAGCCTCTTGAAAGTCCATTTTAA
- the betI gene encoding transcriptional regulator BetI, which yields MPRPSMKTVRQQQLIEATLTSVERHGLHNTTINTISGLAGLSSGLISHYFGGKQGLIEATQRYLLDQLKQALLSRTLDRNMLPLERLYAIVEANFTELQRSRPATKTWLSFWSQAMHEQGLARLQNINSQRLHSNLLFSFKQLLPLADAVNAAKQTAAMIDGFWLRSALSPTPAKEFEQAQILSKAFIKAVTMQYGENRCH from the coding sequence ATGCCGCGCCCGTCAATGAAAACCGTCCGACAACAACAACTCATAGAAGCCACTCTTACCTCTGTTGAGCGTCATGGTTTACATAATACGACCATCAATACCATAAGTGGCCTAGCCGGATTATCTTCGGGTCTAATTAGTCATTACTTCGGCGGTAAACAAGGTTTAATTGAAGCAACACAGAGATACCTACTCGATCAACTGAAACAAGCACTATTAAGCCGTACCTTAGATCGGAACATGTTGCCACTTGAAAGGCTGTACGCAATTGTTGAAGCCAACTTTACTGAGCTACAACGTTCAAGACCAGCAACAAAAACTTGGTTGAGTTTTTGGTCACAAGCCATGCATGAGCAAGGACTGGCCAGATTACAGAATATCAATAGCCAACGTTTACACAGCAACCTTCTATTCTCTTTTAAACAACTCCTTCCTCTAGCCGATGCAGTCAACGCAGCAAAACAGACCGCGGCTATGATTGATGGATTTTGGTTACGCAGCGCATTAAGTCCGACCCCTGCCAAAGAGTTCGAACAGGCCCAAATTTTATCTAAAGCCTTTATCAAGGCCGTGACCATGCAGTACGGAGAAAACCGATGTCACTAG
- a CDS encoding FAD-dependent oxidoreductase, whose product MSNDFQFIEVDRKDPVKHPVNKRATQFIEIYQPFAQSQVKEQSDRCLDCGNPYCEWKCPLHNYIPNWLKLAQQGRILEAADLVHETNTLPEICGRVCPQDRLCEGACTLNEDFGAVTIGNVEKYITDTAIAQGWRPDLSKVTARKERVAIVGAGPAGLGCADILARNGVQAVVFDKNPEIGGLLTYGIPAFKLDKSVMVTRRHVLEGMGIEFKLGVTIGQDLSFEDLVNDYDAVFLGMGTYTAMKAGLPGEEAQGVHQALPYLIGNTHNIMGTQDAESPYLSLEGKKVVVLGGGDTAMDCVRTAIRQGAKEVTCAYRRDEANMPGSRREVQNAKEEGVNFLFNRQPVAINTRDGQVCGITCAETQMGAADGSGRRRAEAIEGSEALLDADAIIIAFGFQPSPAAWLKEHNIDLDQWGRVVAPKAADNPFQTSNPKVFAGGDMVRGSDLVVTAIAEGRDAALGILNTFED is encoded by the coding sequence ATGAGCAATGATTTTCAATTTATCGAGGTTGATCGTAAAGATCCCGTTAAACATCCAGTTAATAAGCGTGCTACGCAATTTATCGAAATTTACCAGCCCTTCGCCCAATCTCAGGTCAAGGAGCAGTCAGATCGCTGTTTAGATTGTGGTAATCCTTATTGTGAGTGGAAATGCCCACTGCATAACTACATTCCCAATTGGCTTAAACTGGCTCAACAGGGACGTATTTTAGAAGCTGCAGATCTAGTACACGAAACCAATACCCTGCCGGAGATTTGTGGTCGAGTTTGTCCACAAGATAGACTCTGTGAAGGCGCTTGTACCCTAAATGAAGATTTTGGTGCTGTGACGATCGGTAATGTAGAGAAATATATTACCGACACAGCCATAGCACAAGGCTGGCGCCCAGACTTAAGCAAGGTCACAGCCAGAAAAGAGCGAGTGGCAATTGTCGGCGCGGGTCCAGCGGGTCTTGGTTGTGCCGATATTTTGGCCCGTAATGGTGTACAAGCCGTAGTCTTCGACAAAAACCCTGAAATCGGTGGACTGCTTACCTACGGGATCCCTGCATTTAAGCTAGATAAATCAGTCATGGTAACCCGTCGTCATGTACTTGAGGGTATGGGCATTGAATTTAAGCTTGGCGTGACCATAGGCCAAGATCTTTCATTTGAAGACCTAGTCAATGACTATGACGCTGTTTTTCTGGGTATGGGAACCTACACGGCCATGAAAGCCGGCTTGCCCGGTGAAGAGGCTCAGGGTGTACATCAAGCCCTGCCCTACCTTATCGGTAATACGCACAATATCATGGGCACACAAGATGCCGAGTCACCTTACCTGAGCCTAGAAGGCAAAAAGGTCGTTGTCTTAGGCGGTGGTGATACGGCGATGGATTGTGTTCGAACGGCAATTCGTCAAGGTGCTAAAGAGGTCACTTGTGCCTATCGCCGTGATGAAGCCAATATGCCGGGGTCACGCCGTGAAGTTCAAAATGCTAAAGAAGAGGGGGTTAACTTCCTCTTTAACCGACAACCTGTTGCTATCAACACTCGAGATGGACAAGTTTGCGGTATCACCTGCGCCGAAACACAGATGGGGGCAGCCGATGGCAGTGGTCGTCGTCGCGCTGAGGCCATCGAAGGCAGTGAAGCCCTGCTTGACGCCGATGCTATTATCATTGCCTTTGGCTTCCAGCCCAGCCCTGCTGCGTGGCTTAAAGAACATAATATCGACCTAGATCAATGGGGGCGTGTGGTAGCACCAAAAGCCGCTGATAACCCATTTCAAACCAGTAATCCAAAAGTGTTTGCGGGTGGAGATATGGTTAGAGGTTCTGATTTGGTCGTGACCGCCATCGCCGAAGGGCGAGATGCGGCACTGGGTATCCTCAACACTTTTGAAGACTAG
- the gltB gene encoding glutamate synthase large subunit — protein MSLYHPSFERDNCGFGLIAQMDGEPSHRIVRTAIHGLDRMKHRGGIAADGRTGDGCGLLMQLPVKFFEAIAAENNWHLSRKFAVGMFFLNQDDELAGHAKQLLERELEKETLSIAGWRKVPVDPDILGPIGKASQPQIYQALINSPIGWREKDLERRLYMARRRLEQQLTHDKEFYVASLSGQVIVYKGLMMPADLPEFYLDLADIRLQSSICLFHQRFSTNTSPKWPLAQPFRYLAHNGEINTITGNRQWARARAYKFNAPLLPDLQQAAPFVNETGSDSSSLDNMLEMLLAGGMDLYRAMRLLIPPAWQSNPEMDDELKAFYDFNSMHMEPWDGPAGIVMTNGRHVACAVDRNGLRPSRYVITKDRILTLASEIGIWDYAPDEVVEKGRVGPGELLVLDTLNGQLYSSFEIDNDLKRRHPYKEWMAKNSRILTPAEEMPNEAQGVREFSDAQLLQYHKQFGYSREELQDVIWVLAKKGEEATGSMGDDTPMAVLSKKSRTIYDYFRQKFAQVTNPPIDPLREKHVMSLSTCVGREQNLFNETTGHAYRVMFNSPVLLYSDFNQLMALDSTYYRASTIDLNYDLSEGLEQAIRRICDESERLARTGTTLLVLSDRATDKSKQVIPAAMAVGAVQQVLVDKSLRCDTNIIVETATARDPHHFAVLLGFGATAIYPYLAYESICSLAKKNDISNTSLLMLNFRHGIDKGLRKIMSKMGISTVGSYRCSQQFEAIGLTSDVVELCFKGVISRIEGANFHLLEQDQLKLHKVAFQAHQPLSQGGLLKYVEGGEYHSFNPDVVNTLQQSLRDRDYPTYKRFTELVDKRPVATLRDLIEVKGELSPVDLDTVESATDLYSRFDSAAMSIGALSPEAHEALAIAMNRLGGRSNSGEGGEDPKRFNSERNSKIKQIASGRFGVTAHYLVNAEVLQIKIAQGAKPGEGGQLPGDKVSVEIAGLRNARPGVTLISPPPHHDIYSIEDLAQLIFDLKQINPKALISVKLVSEPGVGTIATGVAKAYADMITISGYDGGTGASPITSVKYAGSPWELGLAEVHQSLVQNGLRHKIRLQVDGGLKTGRDVIKAALLGAESFGFGTVPMIALGCKYLRICHLNNCATGIATQNKQLRNEHYHGLPERVMTYFEFVAEEIREQMAALGVTEFEQLVGRSDWLHALDGDTLKQNGLDLTPILYKPEVPEGSAVTWRELNPPSDVGELNLKILEKTKQAVEQGETFSARFNISNIDRSVGAALSGFVATTVGKDGAKAPIKLQFNGSAGQSFGVWNSPGIELTLCGDGNDYVGKGMSGGKITIHPPLGSNFQSERSSIIGNTCLYGASGGKLFAAGIAGERFGVRNSGATAVVEGLGDNGCEYMTGGIVVVLGKTGVNFGAGMTGGFAYVFDRFGRFNRRVNTELVDTQKLESPIHQNHLKSLIEEHLAETGSEHAKLLLNDFENWLDCFVLVKPKSVAISDLLRLEQSQPELSVVAG, from the coding sequence ATGAGCTTATATCACCCCAGTTTCGAGCGAGATAATTGTGGTTTTGGCCTAATAGCCCAAATGGACGGTGAACCTAGCCATCGAATAGTAAGAACGGCTATCCATGGACTAGACCGAATGAAACATCGCGGTGGTATTGCAGCCGATGGGCGCACTGGTGATGGCTGTGGTTTACTAATGCAATTGCCAGTTAAATTTTTCGAAGCCATAGCAGCCGAAAATAACTGGCATCTTAGCCGTAAATTTGCCGTGGGAATGTTCTTCCTTAACCAAGATGATGAATTAGCAGGACACGCTAAACAGCTTTTAGAGCGAGAGTTAGAAAAAGAAACCCTCAGTATCGCTGGCTGGAGAAAAGTACCGGTAGATCCAGATATTCTCGGACCCATAGGTAAAGCTAGCCAACCACAGATATACCAAGCGCTGATAAACTCACCCATTGGTTGGCGCGAAAAAGATTTAGAACGCCGTCTCTATATGGCTCGACGTCGTTTAGAGCAACAACTCACCCATGATAAAGAGTTCTATGTTGCTAGCCTATCTGGTCAGGTTATCGTCTATAAAGGCTTGATGATGCCGGCGGATCTGCCTGAGTTCTATTTAGATTTAGCCGATATCCGTCTTCAAAGTTCTATTTGCCTGTTCCACCAAAGATTCTCGACCAATACCTCTCCAAAATGGCCTTTAGCTCAACCTTTTAGATATTTGGCGCATAACGGTGAAATCAACACCATCACAGGTAACCGCCAATGGGCACGCGCTCGAGCCTATAAGTTTAATGCGCCTCTTTTACCAGATCTTCAACAAGCAGCACCTTTTGTTAACGAGACAGGATCTGACTCTTCTTCTTTAGATAACATGCTTGAAATGCTTCTCGCTGGCGGCATGGATCTGTATCGAGCCATGCGTCTGTTGATCCCACCAGCATGGCAAAGCAATCCTGAAATGGATGATGAACTTAAAGCCTTCTACGACTTTAACTCCATGCATATGGAACCCTGGGATGGTCCAGCCGGTATCGTCATGACGAATGGCAGGCATGTAGCATGCGCCGTAGACCGTAACGGATTACGCCCATCACGTTATGTTATCACCAAAGACCGTATTCTGACGCTGGCTTCAGAGATAGGCATCTGGGATTATGCCCCGGATGAAGTTGTTGAAAAAGGCCGTGTAGGCCCAGGTGAACTTCTGGTTCTAGACACATTAAACGGTCAATTATATTCTTCATTCGAAATTGATAATGACTTAAAACGTCGTCATCCATACAAAGAGTGGATGGCTAAAAATAGCCGAATACTGACCCCAGCAGAAGAGATGCCCAATGAGGCACAAGGTGTTAGAGAGTTCAGTGATGCGCAACTGCTGCAATATCATAAACAGTTCGGTTACTCCCGTGAGGAGCTGCAAGACGTCATTTGGGTCTTAGCCAAAAAAGGAGAGGAAGCCACTGGCTCTATGGGTGATGACACCCCTATGGCCGTACTGTCTAAAAAATCTCGTACCATTTACGACTACTTCAGACAAAAGTTCGCCCAAGTCACGAATCCCCCTATAGATCCATTGCGTGAAAAGCATGTGATGTCTCTGTCAACCTGTGTTGGCCGTGAGCAGAATTTATTTAATGAAACCACGGGGCATGCATACCGTGTCATGTTTAATTCCCCTGTGTTGCTGTATAGCGATTTCAATCAGCTTATGGCGTTGGATTCAACCTATTATCGAGCCAGTACCATAGATCTTAATTATGATCTGTCTGAAGGCTTAGAGCAGGCCATCAGACGCATTTGCGATGAATCTGAACGCTTAGCACGTACAGGTACGACCTTGTTGGTGTTATCAGACAGAGCAACGGATAAATCTAAACAAGTCATACCCGCAGCAATGGCTGTTGGGGCAGTGCAACAAGTCCTAGTCGATAAAAGCCTTCGCTGTGATACCAACATCATTGTTGAAACGGCGACGGCCCGAGATCCACATCACTTTGCCGTTTTGCTCGGTTTTGGCGCAACAGCCATTTACCCCTATCTCGCCTATGAATCTATCTGCTCATTGGCGAAGAAAAACGACATCAGCAACACTAGCCTGTTGATGCTTAACTTCCGCCATGGAATAGATAAGGGTCTGAGAAAGATCATGTCTAAAATGGGGATCAGCACGGTTGGCTCATATCGTTGTAGTCAACAGTTTGAAGCAATAGGCCTTACCTCTGATGTCGTTGAGCTTTGCTTCAAAGGAGTGATTAGCCGTATTGAAGGCGCTAACTTCCACTTACTTGAGCAAGATCAGCTCAAACTGCATAAAGTCGCCTTCCAGGCTCACCAGCCACTCAGTCAAGGCGGCTTACTTAAATATGTTGAAGGTGGTGAATATCACAGCTTTAATCCAGATGTGGTCAACACACTTCAGCAAAGCCTCCGAGATCGGGATTACCCAACTTATAAGCGTTTCACAGAGTTAGTTGATAAGCGCCCAGTAGCAACCTTAAGAGATCTTATCGAAGTTAAAGGTGAGCTATCTCCAGTCGATCTCGATACGGTTGAGTCTGCTACCGATCTGTATTCAAGATTTGATAGCGCTGCGATGAGTATTGGCGCCTTGAGTCCAGAAGCCCACGAAGCGCTCGCCATCGCCATGAACCGCTTAGGCGGACGCTCCAACTCGGGTGAAGGTGGAGAAGATCCAAAACGATTTAATTCAGAGCGTAACTCTAAGATAAAACAGATAGCATCGGGTCGTTTTGGTGTAACAGCCCATTACCTAGTCAATGCAGAAGTACTGCAGATCAAGATAGCACAAGGGGCAAAACCTGGTGAAGGCGGTCAGCTTCCGGGTGATAAAGTCAGCGTTGAAATAGCCGGACTGCGTAACGCACGTCCCGGGGTGACGCTCATATCGCCCCCCCCTCATCATGACATCTACTCGATTGAAGATCTCGCTCAGCTCATATTCGATCTTAAGCAGATTAACCCCAAGGCTCTCATCTCAGTGAAGTTAGTGTCAGAGCCTGGAGTGGGTACCATAGCAACAGGCGTGGCTAAAGCTTATGCCGATATGATCACGATCTCAGGCTATGACGGCGGTACAGGTGCTAGCCCTATCACCTCGGTTAAATACGCGGGGAGCCCGTGGGAGTTAGGCCTCGCAGAAGTTCATCAGTCTCTGGTTCAAAATGGCTTGAGACATAAGATACGTCTGCAGGTAGATGGTGGCTTAAAGACTGGCCGCGATGTGATCAAGGCTGCGCTTTTAGGCGCTGAAAGTTTCGGTTTTGGGACCGTGCCCATGATTGCACTCGGATGTAAATACTTACGTATTTGTCACCTAAATAACTGTGCGACGGGTATCGCGACACAGAATAAACAACTCAGAAATGAGCATTATCACGGGCTACCTGAGCGTGTAATGACCTACTTTGAGTTTGTAGCAGAAGAAATTCGTGAACAGATGGCAGCTTTAGGTGTGACCGAATTTGAGCAACTTGTTGGCCGCAGTGATTGGCTACACGCACTCGACGGTGACACACTCAAACAAAACGGTCTCGACTTAACGCCTATCTTATACAAGCCTGAAGTACCAGAAGGCAGTGCAGTGACTTGGAGAGAGCTTAACCCCCCTTCCGATGTGGGCGAGTTAAACCTTAAAATTTTGGAGAAAACTAAGCAAGCGGTAGAACAAGGTGAAACCTTCTCCGCTCGCTTTAATATCAGTAACATTGATCGCTCAGTGGGTGCTGCGCTTTCCGGTTTCGTGGCAACAACAGTGGGTAAAGATGGTGCTAAGGCGCCAATTAAACTGCAATTTAATGGTAGCGCCGGACAGAGCTTTGGTGTGTGGAATAGCCCGGGAATAGAATTAACGCTTTGTGGTGACGGTAACGATTATGTCGGTAAGGGCATGTCTGGCGGTAAAATAACTATTCATCCTCCGCTAGGGAGCAACTTCCAGAGTGAGCGCTCATCCATCATAGGCAATACCTGTTTGTATGGTGCCTCTGGCGGGAAGTTATTTGCTGCAGGTATCGCTGGTGAACGTTTTGGCGTTCGAAACTCAGGGGCAACCGCTGTCGTTGAGGGCTTAGGAGATAACGGTTGTGAGTACATGACGGGGGGGATTGTTGTGGTACTGGGTAAAACGGGGGTTAACTTTGGTGCAGGTATGACAGGTGGATTCGCCTATGTATTTGATCGCTTTGGTCGCTTCAATCGACGAGTCAACACCGAGTTAGTGGATACTCAAAAACTTGAATCTCCCATTCATCAAAACCACCTCAAGAGCCTTATTGAGGAACACTTGGCTGAAACGGGTAGTGAACACGCTAAGTTGTTATTAAATGATTTTGAAAACTGGCTCGACTGCTTTGTGTTAGTCAAACCAAAGAGCGTTGCGATATCCGATCTATTGAGATTAGAACAGTCACAGCCAGAACTTTCAGTGGTAGCGGGGTAA
- a CDS encoding TIGR01212 family radical SAM protein (This family includes YhcC from E. coli K-12, an uncharacterized radical SAM protein.), whose product MGLDKYVNTFGVACKKQFGEKLKKLTIDAKFTCPNRDGTLGKGGCTYCNVASFSYEHGTELSIADQLKQGRERVAGRTSKYIAYFQAYTSTYDEYLVLKAKYDEAIRDSDIVGLCVGTRPDCVSDEVIELLVSYQKQGIEVWLELGLQSANDKTLKKINRGHSFDDYLDTVSRARAKGLKVCTHLIMGLPGESHQDYLNSLQSILNAGVDGLKLHPLHIVEGSTMAKAWKSDRIKLLTLEEYAYSVGELIRFTPKDIIFHRVTAYAKKPMLLAPDWCAHKWDGLVAIVNDLKAKGGQGSYLN is encoded by the coding sequence GTGGGACTTGATAAATACGTCAATACATTCGGTGTTGCCTGTAAAAAGCAGTTTGGTGAAAAGCTAAAAAAATTGACGATAGATGCCAAGTTTACCTGTCCTAATCGTGACGGAACTCTGGGTAAAGGGGGATGTACTTATTGTAATGTAGCTTCTTTTAGCTATGAACATGGCACAGAGCTTTCTATCGCTGATCAGCTTAAGCAAGGCAGAGAGAGGGTTGCAGGTAGGACATCTAAATATATCGCATATTTTCAAGCCTATACCAGTACCTATGATGAGTATCTAGTACTAAAAGCAAAGTATGATGAGGCAATACGAGATTCAGATATTGTTGGCCTTTGTGTCGGTACTCGACCAGATTGCGTGTCTGATGAGGTGATTGAGCTACTTGTAAGCTATCAAAAACAAGGGATTGAAGTCTGGCTTGAGCTCGGCTTACAGTCGGCGAATGACAAAACCTTAAAAAAGATAAATAGAGGCCATAGCTTTGATGATTACCTGGATACTGTTTCTAGGGCAAGGGCGAAAGGACTAAAAGTCTGTACCCATTTGATAATGGGATTGCCTGGTGAAAGTCATCAAGATTACTTGAACTCTCTTCAATCTATACTTAATGCTGGAGTCGATGGCTTAAAGTTACATCCCTTACATATTGTCGAGGGTAGCACGATGGCAAAGGCGTGGAAGAGTGATCGAATTAAACTACTGACCCTCGAGGAATATGCCTACAGTGTAGGAGAACTTATTCGGTTTACACCAAAAGATATAATATTTCATAGGGTTACGGCATATGCTAAGAAACCTATGTTATTGGCTCCTGATTGGTGTGCTCATAAGTGGGATGGACTTGTTGCTATTGTGAATGATTTGAAAGCCAAAGGCGGTCAAGGGAGCTACTTGAATTAA
- a CDS encoding Hpt domain-containing protein: MATAEIESILDLNTLEQYCSAIGAGTLLKSVVLFEQLMPEYVGNLVNAKEAEDKDTLCSEAHKFKGAAGSVGLKRIQQFAQLLQHGEEATWAAEHDVWLQAIVDNASQDLAELKQYLEAKA, translated from the coding sequence ATGGCAACAGCTGAAATCGAATCAATATTGGATCTTAATACACTTGAGCAGTACTGTAGCGCTATTGGCGCAGGTACTTTATTGAAAAGTGTCGTCTTATTTGAGCAGCTAATGCCAGAGTATGTGGGCAACCTAGTGAATGCTAAGGAAGCTGAAGATAAAGATACCCTATGCTCTGAAGCACATAAATTTAAAGGTGCTGCGGGTTCTGTTGGTTTGAAGCGCATCCAGCAGTTTGCACAATTACTTCAACACGGTGAAGAAGCTACTTGGGCTGCTGAACACGATGTTTGGCTACAAGCGATCGTTGACAATGCAAGTCAAGATCTTGCAGAGCTTAAACAGTATCTAGAAGCAAAAGCATAA
- a CDS encoding GGDEF domain-containing protein, translating to MPVSLLFETTAVQQRSPTNMLVSDQQRTLISGQKVLILKNNSDRTHIWTLTTPAQFISNPLAKVLKTENGTVTELTSSMIYWPIKLQLQQLLIAPNQHIELLYTDPSQLPTQLWSNEWLTYRLAQFSQYSALAWGAIVSILLLHTFTFMFAKGLSVWMFLTPMFLSASLICAIGFIESLSQPFIINALSYFFLNLTMLCLTKIKKSQEERKQGSQSTTLKLITSAILIGLFLSLARTLELLPLSSHILPMYILITSTCLILYCCYTLTRHVNSLSLCHLGICLFIGMFCYLLQDSASLTDKILLYLPVLGSCILGFTYTQIHCLHHSTRSNTASKAQDMPKLLLKFKQLELNYRLLQEKNAIDFLTGLKNRQFFDEKYHLELARSARENTTISLILIDLDHFKSVNDSYGHQVGDEVLKAVAKRFYYALNRPADAICRYGGEEFVILLPNTHIQGATHIAEQVSQAVSCKPISTTHGDICITISQGVSSTSHQTNLDTLHLLTMADEALYRAKSLGRNRFEVAVNKPYMLKEQA from the coding sequence ATGCCCGTTTCACTTCTGTTTGAAACGACTGCCGTGCAACAACGGAGTCCAACGAACATGCTTGTCTCTGATCAACAGAGGACATTAATAAGTGGACAGAAGGTTTTAATACTTAAGAATAATTCTGACAGAACACATATATGGACGCTAACAACCCCAGCCCAATTTATTTCTAACCCACTCGCTAAAGTTCTAAAAACTGAAAATGGTACAGTAACAGAGCTAACAAGCAGTATGATTTACTGGCCAATCAAGCTACAACTGCAGCAACTACTCATCGCTCCCAATCAACACATTGAGTTGCTTTATACAGACCCATCACAGTTACCCACTCAGCTTTGGTCTAATGAATGGTTAACCTATCGATTAGCCCAATTTAGTCAATATTCAGCTTTAGCTTGGGGGGCAATAGTATCAATTTTATTGCTACACACTTTCACGTTTATGTTTGCTAAAGGCCTTAGTGTTTGGATGTTTTTAACTCCAATGTTTTTATCGGCTTCTCTTATTTGCGCAATTGGCTTTATTGAGTCACTCTCGCAGCCCTTCATCATTAACGCATTGAGTTATTTTTTCCTAAATTTGACCATGCTCTGCTTAACCAAAATAAAAAAATCCCAAGAGGAGCGAAAACAAGGCTCTCAATCAACCACTTTAAAATTAATAACTTCAGCGATACTCATTGGCTTGTTCTTGTCATTAGCCCGCACACTCGAATTACTCCCCTTAAGCTCACATATATTACCCATGTATATACTCATCACTTCAACATGTTTAATTCTATACTGCTGCTATACGCTAACAAGACACGTCAACAGCCTAAGCCTTTGCCACTTGGGCATCTGTTTGTTTATTGGCATGTTTTGCTATTTACTTCAAGATAGTGCCAGCCTGACAGATAAAATACTGCTTTATCTACCCGTTTTAGGCAGCTGTATTCTTGGTTTTACTTATACGCAGATACATTGCTTACACCATTCAACGAGATCAAATACAGCTTCAAAAGCTCAGGATATGCCTAAATTGCTATTAAAATTTAAACAGCTTGAGTTGAACTATCGGCTACTTCAGGAAAAAAATGCCATAGACTTCTTAACTGGACTGAAAAATAGACAGTTTTTTGATGAAAAATATCATTTAGAACTGGCCAGAAGTGCTAGAGAAAATACGACGATTAGCCTTATCCTTATCGATCTAGATCATTTCAAATCCGTTAATGATAGCTATGGTCATCAAGTCGGTGATGAGGTGTTAAAAGCAGTAGCCAAGCGTTTTTACTATGCGCTCAACCGTCCTGCAGACGCAATTTGTCGATATGGTGGTGAAGAGTTTGTGATCTTACTGCCAAATACACATATTCAGGGCGCGACTCATATCGCAGAGCAAGTTAGCCAGGCAGTAAGTTGTAAGCCAATTTCAACCACACATGGAGACATCTGTATCACCATTAGCCAGGGTGTATCTTCTACCTCTCATCAAACAAATTTAGATACATTACATTTATTGACTATGGCTGATGAAGCCCTCTATAGGGCAAAAAGCCTAGGACGGAATAGATTCGAAGTTGCAGTCAACAAGCCCTATATGCTCAAAGAGCAAGCCTGA